In the genome of Natator depressus isolate rNatDep1 chromosome 21, rNatDep2.hap1, whole genome shotgun sequence, one region contains:
- the BYSL gene encoding bystin yields MPKAKRRRGAGEAAGSVSLAEQIVQGDAVKPTTRVKRRGRGGQHGGGEQEDQYVDEKLSRRILEQARIQQEELEAEHCPGRGTGPKKEKTTVLGSGSHDGDSDAEDDEWPTLEKAAASMGKGEYCEEVTVDPEDERAIEMFMNKNPPLRLTLADIIMEKITEKQTEVETMMSEISGHPMPQLDPRVLEVYKGVREVLSKYRSGKLPKAFKIIPALSNWEQILYITEPETWTAAAMYQATRIFSSNLKERMAQRFYNLVLLPRVRDDIAEYKRLNFHLYMALKKALFKPGAWFKGILIPLCELGTCTLREAIIIGSILAKCSIPVLHSSAAMLKLAEMEYSGANSIFLRLLIDKKYALPFRVVDALVFHFLAFQTDRRTLPVLWHQSLLTFAQRYKEDLSSEQKESLLELLKFHGHPQISAEIRRELVNSKSRDVEGLQPVAME; encoded by the exons ATGCCTAAGGCCAAGCGGCGGAGGGGCGCAGGGGAGGCGGCCGGGAGCGTGTCCCTGGCCGAGCAGATCGTACAAGGGGACGCGGTGAAGCCCACCACGCGGGtgaagaggcggggcagaggcgGGCAGCATGGCGGTGGGGAACAGGAGGACCAGTACGTGGATGAGAAGCTGTCCCGGAGGATCCTGGAGCAGGCGCGGATccagcaggaggagctggaggccGAGCACTGTCCCGGCAGAGGAACCGGGCCCAAGAAGGAGAAGACCACGGTGCTGG GGTCTGGATCTCACGATGGGGATTCTGACGCAGAGGATGATGAGTGGCCCACGCTGGAGAAGGCTGCTGCATCCATGGGAAAGGGGGAGTACTGTGAGGAGGTGACGGTGGACCCTGAGGACGAGAGAGCCATTGAAATGTTCATGAACAAGAATCCGCCGCTAAG GCTCACGCTTGCCGATATCATCATGGAGAAGATCACGGAGAAGCAGACAGAGGTGGAGACAATGATGTCGGAAATATCCGGCCACCCCATGCCTCAGCTGGACCCCCGCGTACTGGAGGTCTACAAGGGTGTCCGAGAA gtgcTATCCAAATACAGGAGTGGCAAACTCCCCAAAGCATTTAAAATCATCCCagcgctgtcaaactgggagcaGATCCTTTACATCACAGAGCCAGAAACATGGACTGCAGCTGCCATGTATCAAGCAACCAG GATCTTTTCCTCCAACCTGAAGGAGAGGATGGCCCAGCGCTTCTATAACTTGGTGCTGCTTCCGCGAGTGAGGGATGACATCGCTGAGTACAAGCGCCTCAATTTCCACCTCTACATGGCTTTGAAGAAGGCTTTGTTCAAGCCGGGAGCCTGGTTCAAAG ggATCCTGATCCCCCTGTGTGAGTTGGGGACCTGCACGCTACGGGAAGCCATCATCATAGGGAGCATTCTTGCTAAGTGTTCGATCCCCGTCCTTCACTCCAG TGCTGCCATGCTGAAGCTCGCCGAGATGGAGTACAGCGGGGCCAACAGTATCTTCCTGCGCCTGCTCATCGACAAGAAATACGCCCTGCCCTTCCGCGTGGTGGACGCCCTGGTCTTCCACTTCCTGGCCTTCCAGACGGACCGGCGCACCTTGCCCGTGCTGTGGCACCAGTCCCTCCTGACCTTCGCCCAGCGCTACAAGGAGGACCTCTCCTCAGAGCAGAAGGAgtccctgctggagctgctcaAGTTCCACGGCCACCCGCAGATCTCGGCAGAGATCAGGAGGGAGCTGGTGAACTCCAAGTCTCGGGACGTGGAGGGGCTGCAGCCGGTGGCGATGGAGTGA